The genomic interval GGCTATTACTGCTCCCTGCTGGCCGAGGCGCGGCGCGAAAGCCCCATTCCCACCGTGGCCGACATCCTGGATTTGTCGCGCAAGAGCCTCTACGCCTTCGCCATGCCGGACCTGGAAGTGATCCTGCGCAAGATCCTCGCGCGCCTGATCGATCCTCCCCAGGCCGATTTCGACATCCACGTCTTCTTCGGCCGGTCCGACGACGTGCGCTTCCGCAAGCTGGCGGTGGCGGCCTTCGACCTGTTCCGCTATCCGCTGCTGCGGCTCCGGGTGGTGCGCAAGAAGAACTGGCACATCAAATCGATCCGGCCCATGGGCCTGCACGAGGTCAGGGCGCCGCTGTCGCCCTTCTTCGAGGAGATGCTGCGCCGCTATTCCCGCGCCCCTTCGGCGGCCAAGCGCAAGGACCGCAAGCCGGCGCTCTACGACCTGGCGATCCTGTTCGATCCCAACGAGAAGATGCCGCCGTCCAACGTCGGCGCCCTGGAACGCTTCGTGCGCGTGGGGCGCGAACTGCGCATCGACGTGGAAATGGTGACCGCCAAGGACTACCACCGCATCCCCGAACACGACGCCCTGTTCATCCGCGAAACCACGGCCATGGACAACCATACCTTCCGCTTCGCCCGCAAGGCGGAACTGGAAGGCATTCCGGTGATCGACGATCCGGTTTCCATCCTGCGCTGCACCAACAAGGTCTACCAGTCGGAAGCGCTGCGCGCCGCGGGTGTCCCGACGCCCCGCACCGAGGGCATCAACCGTGCCACCTTCGACGAAGGCAAGCTGGCCGGGCTGGAGGAAACGCTCCACTATCCCATGGTGCTGAAGATTCCGGACGGCTCGTTCTCGCGCGGGGTGGTGAAGGCCGACAACCGGGCCCAGTTGCTGGAACATGCCGCCAAGTTGTTCGCCCGCTCGCGCATCATCCTGGCCCAGGAATTCATGTATACGTCGTTCGACTGGCGGATCGGGGTGCTGCGCGGCAAGGCGCTCTACGCCTGCCAGTACCTGATGTCGCGCAAGCACTGGCAGGTGGTGAACCACAAGGGCGACGGCACGGCGGCCGAAGGGGGCTTCCGCACCCTGCCCATCGAGGAGGCCCCGGCCGACGTGGTGACCACGGCGGTCAAGGCGGCGGCGCAGATCGGCAACGGGCTTTACGGAGTCGACTTGAAACAGAACGACCGCGGCGTCTTCGTGATCGAGGTCAACGACAACCCCAACCTCGACCACGGAATCGAGGACAAGTACCTGAAGGGCCGGCTCTACGAGCTGATCCTGGAGGAATTCATCCGCCGCATCGAGCTGTCGCGGATCGCCTAGGATGACCGTCGACGAGGCCCGGCTGAAGGAGCTGCGCCGGCGCCTGATGGACGAGATTCGCGCCGACGCGGCCGAAACCCGGCGCTTCACCGGGCGGGCTGCCTTTTCGCCCGCCGTCATGGAGGCCATGGCCAAGGTGCCGCGCCATCTGTTCGTCGCCGAGGACGACATCCCCTACGCCTACGGCAACCGCCCGCGCGAGATCGGCCACGGCCAGACCATCTCGCAGCCCTACATCGTCGCCTTGATGACCGACCTGCTCGATCCCGATCCCTGCGACCGGGTGCTCGAGATCGGCACCGGTTCGGGCTACCAGAGCGCGGTCCTCGCCGAAGTGGTCGCCGAGGTCTGGAGCATCGAAACCATCGAGCCCCTGGCCCGGCAGGCGGCCGAACGGCTGAAGCGGCTGGGCTACGCCAACGTCCGCGTGCGTCACGGCGACGGCTACGAGGGCTGGCCGGAGGAAGCCCCCTTCGACGGCATCCTGGTCGCCGCCGCCCCGCCCGAGGTCCCCGAGGCCCTGCTCGCCCAACTGAAGCCGGGCGGACGGCTGGTGATTCCGGTCGGCCTGCCCTACGATACGCAGATCCTCATGGTCTGCACCCGAAACGCGGCCGGCAAGCCGGCCTGCGAGGAAATCCTCCCCGTCGCCTTCGTGCCCATGGTCAAGGGGCGCCATCAATTCCGGCCTTAGTCAGGCGTCGATGAACTCCACCGGCTCGCCTTCGGGCGAGAAGCAGACGGCGGAAAGGGGGCCGCCGAAACCGCAGCCCTGGTCCAGGGTGGCGGTATGGGGGCCGACGCGGGCGCCCCCCTTGCGGGGATCGAAGCCGCGCACCACCAGGCGATAATCGGAATAGGGCTCGGCGATGCGGTCGAAGTCGGGACCGCCCCACCAGAAGCTGTCGGCCTGCTGCGACAGCGGCCGGGCCGGATCGAGGCCGGCGCTGACGAACAGCAACCGGCCGTCCCGGGTGAAGGCGGCATGCTTGAGCGCGCTCATCAATTCGCCATGGCCCGGCCGGGCGCGCATGCCGTCGCGCAACGCGCTGGTCCATTTGGTCAGGAAGGTCGCCCCCTGCCCCGCCGCCCGGAGGCCGTCGTCGGGCTTGCCGCCGTAGGCGGCGATGGTGGCCGCCACGCCCTGCCCGAGCATCCAGTCGATCACCTGGCGTGGCCCGACCGAAAACTGCACCTGCTGGAGCTTCTGCCACATTTCTTCCTGGCAGCCGCGCAGATAGGCCAGGTCGCAGACATGGGCACCCGGGCGGGCCAGCAATTCGCGGCGAAACAACAGGATCTCGTCGAGGGTCTCTTGGACCTTCGCGCCATGACCCAGGTAGTTGCCCAGGTAGACCAGGCTCTCGCCCGGTTCGATCCGGCCGGCCAAGTGGGCGTGCAGGGCGGCGAGACGCTCGGCCTCGCCGTGCACCGCGGCGATCGCCCAGACCCGTCGGCCGGGACGCAGCGGCGCGAAGGGCTTGCGATCCGCCATGTCCCCCGGCCCTCTGGATCAGGCGGCCCGGAGAACCTGTTCGAGCTTGGCGGTCGCCTTGTCCTTGTCGATCTTCTCGACGGCGGCCAGTTCGCAGGCCAGGCGATCGAGCGCCGCCTCGTAGATCTGGCGCTCGCTGAAGGACTGGTCCGGCTGGCCCGCGTTGCGGTGCAGGTCGCGCACCACCTCGGCGATGGAAACCGGATCGCCCGAATTGATCTTGGCTTCGTATTCCTGGGCGCGGCGGCTCCACATGGTGCGGCGCACCTGGGCCTTGCCGCGCAACGTGGTGAGCGCGCTGTCCATCAGCTTGCGCGACGACAGGCGGCGCAGGCCGGAATTCTTGGCCTTGGTCACCGGAACGCGCAAGGTCATGCGCTCCTGGGAAAACGAGATCACGAACAGATCCAGCGTGTGGCCGGCGATCTGCTGGGTCTCGATGCTTTCGACCTTACCCACCCCATGGGTCGGATAGACGACGTAATCCCCCGGATTGAACACGAACTCGATGGCCATGACCTTCACTTTCATCCTTCATGCCCGCGGCCGGGGAAAACCCGCCCCAACCATCCGCCTCGGCCCTACTGGCCGATGCCGACGATCTGCCTGGGAAACCCGATCGCCACCTTAGAACGGCTGTTTGACCGGCATCCTGCCGGCCGTCCAGCCGCGATTCCTGACAAAGAGGAAGCCGGCCCCTCTCCGGAGCCGGCGTGACTATGGGTATATCACAAGGGGGCACAAAAATACAGCCCCAATCGCGTGTGGTTATTCGCACCCGCGAAAAGGCCGGGGACTTCGGGCCTTCGGCCGGCGATCAGGAACCGGTGCCGGGCTTGTCGCTGAGCATGGCCAGCTTGTTCGGCTTGCCGTTCCACTCGTCGGCGTCGGACAGCGCGTCGTGCTTG from Magnetospirillum sp. WYHS-4 carries:
- a CDS encoding RimK family protein, giving the protein MAATRYIIVIDRLADWRWSTEGLTVQTVDDYLAAAIPQKRRPARVINLCRRYKYMTAGYYCSLLAEARRESPIPTVADILDLSRKSLYAFAMPDLEVILRKILARLIDPPQADFDIHVFFGRSDDVRFRKLAVAAFDLFRYPLLRLRVVRKKNWHIKSIRPMGLHEVRAPLSPFFEEMLRRYSRAPSAAKRKDRKPALYDLAILFDPNEKMPPSNVGALERFVRVGRELRIDVEMVTAKDYHRIPEHDALFIRETTAMDNHTFRFARKAELEGIPVIDDPVSILRCTNKVYQSEALRAAGVPTPRTEGINRATFDEGKLAGLEETLHYPMVLKIPDGSFSRGVVKADNRAQLLEHAAKLFARSRIILAQEFMYTSFDWRIGVLRGKALYACQYLMSRKHWQVVNHKGDGTAAEGGFRTLPIEEAPADVVTTAVKAAAQIGNGLYGVDLKQNDRGVFVIEVNDNPNLDHGIEDKYLKGRLYELILEEFIRRIELSRIA
- a CDS encoding protein-L-isoaspartate(D-aspartate) O-methyltransferase, yielding MTVDEARLKELRRRLMDEIRADAAETRRFTGRAAFSPAVMEAMAKVPRHLFVAEDDIPYAYGNRPREIGHGQTISQPYIVALMTDLLDPDPCDRVLEIGTGSGYQSAVLAEVVAEVWSIETIEPLARQAAERLKRLGYANVRVRHGDGYEGWPEEAPFDGILVAAAPPEVPEALLAQLKPGGRLVIPVGLPYDTQILMVCTRNAAGKPACEEILPVAFVPMVKGRHQFRP
- a CDS encoding CarD family transcriptional regulator; translated protein: MAIEFVFNPGDYVVYPTHGVGKVESIETQQIAGHTLDLFVISFSQERMTLRVPVTKAKNSGLRRLSSRKLMDSALTTLRGKAQVRRTMWSRRAQEYEAKINSGDPVSIAEVVRDLHRNAGQPDQSFSERQIYEAALDRLACELAAVEKIDKDKATAKLEQVLRAA